One window from the genome of uncultured Tateyamaria sp. encodes:
- a CDS encoding phosphatidylglycerol lysyltransferase domain-containing protein, giving the protein MQWVTARWVTRMTVRFGVPLAILGVCVVFLGRQVPSDVVENLPQQLAGISALQWGLAALLTAGSFFAVAQYDVQAHRTLGTGVSDTHARISGAVGIAIGQTVGFGLFTGALARWRMVPDLSVGKALKLSALVSLTFVVAWGCATGFVAALLPAPPWTTTLSVVAFVLLPACGFVLFWWPTVRIGRHRLPLPSLRVAGAILFWASLDMILAAAALWVLLPAGTLPFGTLLPLFMVALGCGLMSNTPGGVGPFELVLVSALAKDADASLLAGIMAFRIVYYAAPACIAVLVMLRPLRARTAVLRTGPGWVALPRSEAQALTQNRGWITPDYGAPMWPTAQTVTLFTDPVRPADHDTLTHVRAVARSHGRCPMIYKSGARLAHAARRAGWAVLHLADDAIIETRDYTVAGPARARLRRKMRAAEKSGIRIQCQAMLDPDAARALDLAWQVQNGGARGGSMGRYTPAYVQNQWVVSAFRGSDLVAFATFHMGETDWCLDLMRNGDDAPDGTMHALVHQAIQDAQAAGAARVSLASIIACPDTASAAWRWASQKAVQFAGGTGLRQFKSAFAPRWVPRYAAAPSWPALVLGLADIARTIRAPDPLLTEDAKFAHQEDENYELASRKAA; this is encoded by the coding sequence ATGCAGTGGGTGACGGCGCGGTGGGTGACGCGCATGACGGTTCGGTTCGGGGTGCCATTGGCCATCCTGGGGGTATGCGTGGTGTTTTTGGGTCGACAGGTGCCGTCCGACGTGGTGGAAAATCTGCCACAGCAATTGGCAGGGATATCCGCCCTGCAATGGGGATTGGCCGCCCTTTTGACTGCAGGCAGCTTCTTTGCCGTTGCGCAATATGATGTGCAGGCGCATCGCACTTTGGGCACCGGCGTGTCAGATACGCATGCCCGGATTTCCGGCGCTGTCGGAATCGCAATCGGCCAAACTGTTGGATTTGGCCTTTTCACCGGGGCGTTGGCCCGGTGGCGCATGGTGCCGGACCTGAGCGTTGGCAAGGCGCTGAAGCTGTCAGCGCTCGTGTCCCTGACCTTTGTGGTCGCATGGGGCTGCGCGACTGGGTTTGTCGCCGCCCTCCTGCCGGCGCCGCCCTGGACAACGACACTGTCCGTCGTGGCGTTTGTGTTGTTGCCCGCCTGTGGGTTCGTTTTGTTCTGGTGGCCGACCGTCCGGATCGGGCGACATCGCTTGCCTCTTCCCAGCCTGCGTGTGGCAGGGGCCATCCTGTTTTGGGCCAGCCTGGACATGATCCTTGCTGCAGCCGCGCTGTGGGTCCTTTTGCCTGCGGGCACCCTGCCCTTTGGCACATTGCTGCCCCTGTTCATGGTGGCGCTTGGATGCGGTCTGATGTCGAACACGCCCGGCGGCGTGGGCCCCTTCGAACTGGTGCTGGTATCGGCGCTGGCAAAGGACGCGGACGCGTCTCTGCTGGCTGGTATCATGGCCTTTCGCATTGTCTATTATGCGGCACCGGCCTGCATCGCTGTACTTGTGATGCTGCGACCATTGCGCGCCAGGACGGCGGTCCTGCGCACCGGTCCCGGCTGGGTTGCCTTGCCGCGCAGCGAAGCGCAGGCTCTTACGCAGAACCGCGGTTGGATTACCCCCGACTACGGCGCTCCGATGTGGCCAACCGCGCAGACCGTAACGCTTTTTACCGACCCGGTGCGCCCCGCAGATCACGACACGCTGACGCATGTGCGCGCGGTTGCGCGGTCGCACGGCCGGTGCCCGATGATCTACAAATCCGGCGCACGCCTCGCCCACGCAGCCCGCAGGGCGGGATGGGCGGTGCTGCATCTGGCCGATGACGCGATCATTGAAACACGGGATTACACCGTCGCAGGCCCTGCACGCGCCCGCTTGCGGCGCAAAATGAGGGCCGCGGAGAAGTCGGGCATTCGCATTCAGTGCCAAGCAATGCTCGACCCGGATGCGGCGCGCGCGCTGGATCTGGCGTGGCAGGTCCAAAACGGCGGTGCGCGTGGCGGCAGCATGGGGCGCTACACTCCTGCATATGTGCAAAATCAATGGGTTGTCAGCGCGTTTCGAGGCTCAGACCTGGTGGCATTTGCCACGTTCCACATGGGCGAAACCGACTGGTGCCTGGACCTGATGCGAAACGGGGATGATGCGCCCGATGGAACGATGCATGCCCTCGTGCATCAGGCCATTCAGGATGCGCAAGCCGCCGGTGCGGCGCGCGTCAGTCTTGCATCCATCATCGCGTGCCCGGATACCGCATCTGCCGCATGGCGTTGGGCCAGCCAAAAGGCCGTACAGTTCGCCGGTGGGACGGGATTGCGCCAGTTCAAATCGGCCTTTGCCCCGCGCTGGGTGCCGCGCTATGCCGCCGCACCCTCCTGGCCCGCGTTGGTCCTTGGTCTTGCCGACATTGCCCGCACAATACGCGCGCCGGATCCCTTGCTGACCGAAGATGCAAAATTCGCTCATCAAGAAGATGAGAATTATGAACTGGCTTCACGTAAAGCTGCATGA
- a CDS encoding DUF1476 domain-containing protein, whose amino-acid sequence MSTFDDRENAFENKFAHDAEMQFKAEARRNKLLGLWAAELLGKTGDDAADYAREVVKSDFEEAGDEDVYRKVSGDLGDKADEVTIRTKMLELMAEAKGQIMKEVD is encoded by the coding sequence ATGAGCACCTTTGACGATCGCGAAAACGCGTTTGAAAACAAATTCGCCCATGATGCGGAAATGCAGTTCAAGGCGGAGGCGCGCCGCAACAAGCTGCTGGGCCTTTGGGCGGCGGAGCTGCTGGGCAAGACCGGCGACGACGCAGCAGATTATGCGCGCGAAGTCGTGAAATCCGATTTTGAAGAGGCCGGTGACGAAGATGTTTATCGCAAGGTATCCGGCGATCTGGGCGACAAGGCGGATGAGGTGACAATTCGCACCAAGATGCTTGAACTGATGGCCGAAGCCAAAGGTCAGATCATGAAAGAAGTTGACTAA
- the purC gene encoding phosphoribosylaminoimidazolesuccinocarboxamide synthase, translating to MARRKKIYEGKAKILYEGPEPGTIVQYFKDDATAFNAQKKDVIEGKGVLNNRLSEFFMTGLGQIGVPTHFMKRLNMREQLVRACEIVPLEVIVRNYAAGTMSERLGIEEGTQLPRPIVEYCYKDDKLGDPLVTEEHIAAFGWASQQDMDDILSLALRVNDFLSGVMLAVGIRLVDFKIEIGRVYDGDFMRLIIADEISPDSCRLWDIETGQKLDKDVFRRDLGNLADAYTEVARRLGVMPKNASPITKPTLIN from the coding sequence ATGGCGCGACGCAAGAAGATTTATGAGGGCAAGGCCAAAATTCTGTATGAAGGTCCCGAGCCCGGCACGATTGTTCAGTACTTCAAGGACGATGCCACCGCCTTCAATGCGCAGAAAAAGGACGTCATCGAAGGCAAAGGCGTGCTGAACAACCGCCTGAGCGAGTTTTTCATGACTGGCCTGGGCCAGATCGGCGTGCCCACGCATTTCATGAAGCGCCTGAACATGCGCGAACAGCTGGTGCGCGCCTGCGAAATCGTGCCTTTGGAAGTGATCGTGCGCAACTATGCCGCCGGCACCATGAGCGAACGACTGGGCATCGAGGAAGGCACGCAATTGCCGCGTCCCATTGTCGAATATTGCTACAAGGACGACAAGCTGGGCGATCCGCTGGTGACCGAAGAGCATATCGCCGCTTTTGGCTGGGCCAGCCAGCAGGACATGGACGACATTCTGTCCTTGGCCCTGCGCGTGAACGATTTCCTGTCGGGCGTCATGCTTGCGGTTGGAATCCGCCTGGTCGATTTCAAGATCGAGATTGGCCGCGTATACGACGGCGACTTCATGCGCCTTATCATCGCGGACGAAATCAGCCCGGACAGCTGCCGCCTGTGGGACATCGAAACCGGCCAGAAACTGGACAAGGATGTGTTCCGCCGCGACCTGGGCAACCTGGCAGACGCCTATACCGAAGTGGCGCGCCGTTTGGGTGTGATGCCCAAGAACGCCTCGCCCATCACCAAGCCGACGCTCATCAATTGA
- the purS gene encoding phosphoribosylformylglycinamidine synthase subunit PurS encodes MKATVHVMLKTGVLDPQGEAVRHALGALGFDGVNGVRQGKVIELDLADGTTEADVTAMCEKLLANTVIESYRVEMP; translated from the coding sequence ATGAAAGCGACCGTGCATGTGATGCTGAAGACCGGTGTTTTGGATCCACAGGGCGAGGCCGTGCGCCATGCGCTTGGAGCCTTGGGTTTTGACGGTGTGAACGGTGTGCGTCAGGGCAAGGTGATCGAGCTGGACCTGGCCGACGGCACGACAGAGGCGGATGTGACGGCTATGTGCGAAAAGCTTCTCGCCAACACGGTGATCGAAAGCTATCGGGTCGAGATGCCATGA
- the purQ gene encoding phosphoribosylformylglycinamidine synthase subunit PurQ, producing MKAAVVVFPGSNCDRDLAVAFRNAGAEVEMVWHKDTDLPTGIDMVGVPGGFSFGDYLRCGAIAANSPICRAVKAHADKGGYVFGVCNGFQVLTETGILPGALLRNAGLKYICKTVGLRVETSQSAFTEGFNAGDVVDIPIAHHDGNYFADADTLDRLEGEDRVAFRYTDNPNGSQRNIAGILSDNRRVLGMMPHPERAADAGHGGTDGQALFRAVVGQLTSA from the coding sequence ATGAAGGCGGCTGTTGTCGTCTTTCCCGGCTCAAATTGTGACCGGGACCTTGCCGTTGCGTTCCGCAATGCCGGAGCCGAGGTCGAGATGGTCTGGCACAAGGACACGGATCTGCCCACAGGCATTGACATGGTGGGCGTGCCGGGCGGGTTTTCCTTTGGGGACTACCTGCGCTGCGGGGCCATCGCGGCCAATTCACCCATTTGCAGGGCGGTAAAGGCCCATGCGGACAAGGGGGGGTATGTATTCGGGGTGTGCAACGGGTTTCAGGTGCTGACCGAAACCGGCATTCTGCCCGGCGCCTTGTTACGGAATGCGGGCCTGAAGTACATTTGCAAGACTGTTGGTCTGCGCGTCGAGACGTCGCAATCGGCCTTCACCGAGGGCTTTAACGCGGGAGATGTGGTCGATATTCCCATTGCCCACCATGATGGCAACTATTTTGCAGATGCGGACACGCTGGACCGTCTTGAAGGCGAAGACCGGGTGGCTTTCAGGTATACCGACAACCCGAACGGATCGCAGCGGAACATTGCGGGCATCCTGTCGGACAATCGCCGCGTCCTTGGCATGATGCCGCACCCGGAACGGGCAGCGGATGCAGGCCACGGGGGGACGGACGGACAGGCGCTCTTTCGCGCAGTGGTGGGGCAGCTGACGTCCGCGTGA
- a CDS encoding ATP-binding protein, protein MSAARTPEPRTSTTSWRVRVAVVILTIAAVVTVFFTNRLLTDRFTETTRNRAELRLALYSGNLLSELRQNQIVPQLLARDPTLIGALNSQDYQQSTQRLISFVEEIGAANLILLDSDGRAVAATDRNRLGSNHRTEPYFIDALRANNTIFTVAEREAGGFTFTYSRRVTAGSDVLGVIAVEVDLQKFERAWAGISAAVLVTDSAGQIILATEPRWRGRTEEAALARQTPQSAIERAIRATADWTALPPDAYLQGEGVMRLEARIPFRGWRMTSFTTYASVRERVNGVLALEIMGFAILLALAFYALSRRSALRVALFARESAELRHLNIQLQREIAERKRVQEDLAQAEQTLEQSSKLAALGEMSAAVSHELNQPLAAMKTYLAGARLLLRRNRPDEALVSFGRIDDLIERMGAITRQLKSYARKGQDALSPVNMGDALASSLSMMEPQLRQRRVLINRVVPPEPIEVMGDRMRIEQVMVNLLRNAIDATKSEREPQVDIILSAGETATLTVRDNGPGIEDLDSLFEPFYTTKQPGDGVGLGLAISSGIVNDLGGRLVARNGQAGGAVFEMQLPVLGDEDAEDEDTKISAAE, encoded by the coding sequence ATGTCAGCCGCTCGCACACCAGAACCGCGTACATCCACCACCAGTTGGCGTGTGCGCGTCGCTGTGGTCATCCTGACCATTGCGGCGGTGGTCACCGTGTTCTTCACCAACCGCCTGCTGACTGACCGCTTTACCGAAACCACGCGCAACCGTGCCGAACTGCGTCTGGCCCTGTACTCCGGCAACCTGCTGAGCGAATTGCGCCAGAACCAGATTGTGCCGCAGCTTCTGGCGCGTGACCCTACGCTGATTGGTGCGCTCAACAGCCAGGATTACCAGCAATCCACCCAACGCCTGATCTCTTTCGTGGAAGAGATCGGGGCCGCGAACCTGATCCTGCTGGACAGCGACGGGCGCGCCGTGGCGGCCACGGATCGCAACCGCTTGGGATCCAATCACCGGACAGAGCCCTATTTCATTGATGCCCTGCGTGCCAACAACACGATCTTTACAGTGGCTGAACGCGAGGCGGGGGGCTTTACCTTTACCTATTCACGCCGCGTGACGGCCGGCAGCGACGTGCTCGGCGTTATCGCGGTTGAGGTGGACCTGCAAAAGTTCGAACGCGCCTGGGCCGGGATTTCGGCTGCGGTGCTGGTGACGGACAGCGCAGGGCAAATCATCCTGGCCACCGAACCCCGCTGGCGCGGCCGCACGGAAGAGGCGGCGCTTGCGCGGCAAACACCCCAAAGCGCGATCGAACGGGCGATCCGGGCGACAGCCGATTGGACCGCCTTGCCGCCTGACGCCTACCTGCAGGGCGAAGGCGTGATGCGCCTTGAGGCGCGTATTCCGTTTCGCGGCTGGCGCATGACGTCCTTTACCACCTACGCCTCGGTGCGGGAACGGGTGAACGGGGTGCTGGCGCTGGAAATCATGGGATTCGCCATTTTGCTGGCGCTGGCCTTCTATGCGCTCAGCCGTCGGTCAGCGCTGCGTGTGGCACTGTTTGCGCGTGAGTCGGCAGAGCTTCGCCACTTGAACATCCAGCTACAGCGGGAAATTGCCGAGCGGAAACGGGTACAAGAGGACCTTGCGCAAGCCGAACAAACCCTTGAGCAGTCATCGAAACTCGCCGCTCTGGGCGAGATGTCAGCCGCGGTCAGCCACGAGTTGAACCAACCCCTGGCGGCGATGAAAACCTATCTGGCGGGTGCGCGGCTGCTGCTGCGTCGCAATCGCCCGGACGAGGCGTTGGTCAGCTTTGGCCGCATTGACGATCTGATCGAACGCATGGGCGCGATCACGCGGCAGCTCAAGTCCTATGCCCGCAAGGGTCAGGACGCGCTGAGCCCAGTAAACATGGGCGATGCGCTGGCATCCTCGCTGTCGATGATGGAGCCGCAGCTGCGCCAGCGTCGGGTGCTGATCAACCGTGTTGTCCCGCCCGAACCCATCGAGGTGATGGGCGACCGGATGCGGATTGAACAAGTGATGGTCAACCTCTTGCGCAATGCCATCGACGCCACCAAATCCGAGCGAGAGCCGCAGGTCGACATCATCCTGTCGGCTGGTGAGACGGCCACGCTGACCGTGCGGGACAACGGACCGGGGATCGAGGATTTGGACAGCCTGTTCGAGCCGTTCTACACCACCAAACAACCCGGCGACGGCGTCGGGCTGGGCCTTGCCATCTCGTCCGGCATTGTGAACGATTTGGGCGGACGGCTCGTGGCCCGCAACGGACAGGCGGGTGGGGCCGTTTTTGAAATGCAGCTTCCGGTGCTCGGTGACGAGGATGCGGAAGATGAGGACACCAAGATCAGCGCGGCCGAGTAA
- a CDS encoding sigma-54 dependent transcriptional regulator has protein sequence MTQAMKIAIVDDEQDMRQSISQWLALSGYDTETFASAEDALKVLGPEYPGIVISDIKMPGMDGMQFLKKLMGNDSALPVIMITGHGDVPMAVEAMRVGAFDFLEKPFNPDRMSELAKRATGARRLTMDNRALRRELSDGGQLMKKLIGQSPVMERLREDILDLGQADGHVLIDGETGTGKTLVAHALHAVGSRAGKKFVLVSCSAWEEEALTKRLFGPMLPEDSALPAVEEARGGTLVLEDIEALSEGLQARLLSVINEQGTPAETRIVGICNMQEAGKTCEDALRPDLYYRLAALKITVPPLRQRGEDILTLFTRLSDQFADEYGCEAPKVSAQEAAQLLQAPWPGNVRQLINIAERAVLQARRGTGSIASLLMNDHEEMQPVMTTEGKPLKEYVEAFERMLIDNTMRRHKGSIASVMEELCLPRRTLNEKMAKYGLQRSDYL, from the coding sequence ATGACCCAAGCCATGAAAATCGCCATTGTCGATGACGAACAGGACATGCGCCAATCCATCAGCCAATGGCTGGCCTTGTCGGGCTATGACACCGAAACTTTCGCCAGTGCCGAGGATGCACTGAAAGTGCTGGGCCCCGAATATCCCGGTATCGTCATATCCGACATCAAGATGCCCGGCATGGACGGGATGCAGTTCCTGAAGAAGCTGATGGGCAATGACAGCGCGCTGCCGGTGATCATGATCACCGGCCACGGCGACGTGCCCATGGCGGTCGAGGCGATGCGGGTGGGGGCGTTCGATTTTCTTGAAAAGCCGTTCAACCCCGACCGGATGAGCGAACTTGCAAAGCGTGCCACCGGTGCCCGAAGGCTGACCATGGACAACCGGGCCTTGCGCCGCGAGTTGTCGGACGGAGGTCAGTTGATGAAAAAGCTGATCGGCCAGTCGCCGGTCATGGAGCGGCTGCGCGAGGACATCCTTGATCTGGGCCAGGCCGACGGTCACGTCCTGATCGACGGCGAAACGGGCACGGGCAAGACGCTGGTCGCACACGCCTTGCACGCGGTTGGCAGCCGCGCAGGCAAGAAGTTCGTGCTGGTCAGCTGTTCCGCCTGGGAAGAAGAGGCGCTGACCAAGCGTCTGTTTGGCCCCATGCTGCCCGAAGACAGTGCACTGCCCGCAGTGGAAGAGGCCCGTGGCGGAACCCTGGTCCTCGAAGATATCGAGGCGCTGAGTGAAGGGCTTCAGGCGCGCCTTCTGTCTGTCATAAATGAACAGGGCACGCCGGCCGAGACCCGCATCGTGGGCATCTGCAACATGCAAGAAGCGGGCAAGACCTGCGAAGACGCGCTGCGTCCTGATCTGTATTACCGGCTTGCGGCTCTCAAGATCACCGTTCCGCCGTTGCGCCAACGGGGCGAAGACATCCTGACCCTGTTCACGCGGCTGAGTGACCAGTTTGCCGACGAATATGGTTGCGAGGCGCCCAAGGTGTCGGCACAAGAGGCCGCGCAGCTGTTGCAGGCCCCATGGCCCGGCAATGTGCGCCAGCTGATCAACATCGCCGAACGTGCCGTTTTGCAGGCCCGTCGTGGCACGGGGTCCATCGCGTCCCTGCTGATGAACGATCACGAGGAAATGCAACCCGTGATGACGACCGAAGGCAAACCCCTCAAGGAATATGTCGAGGCGTTTGAACGTATGCTGATCGACAACACCATGCGCCGCCACAAGGGGTCCATCGCATCGGTGATGGAAGAGCTGTGCCTGCCGCGCCGGACCTTGAACGAAAAGATGGCGAAATACGGGTTGCAACGGTCGGACTATCTCTGA
- a CDS encoding HAD family phosphatase: protein MPPHAFLFDMDGLLIDSERVYAAVARDILVPQGHAADSVSAFFLTLVGVSGAESVQMLTTFLGDPAKAAAFNADWHAGVAQRLQQDVPLRPTVRDALATLGGQGARMAVVTSTNGDSARRYLEQVGLLPLFEVVLGGDEVSARKPDPAPYIEAAAALGLDPGLCAAFEDSDHGITAAARAGCRAVQVPDMRPPGVPLPDLGQGVAGDLSTAIKMVGGFAAEIRAE, encoded by the coding sequence ATGCCGCCACATGCCTTCTTGTTCGACATGGATGGTCTCCTGATTGACAGTGAGCGTGTGTATGCTGCGGTGGCGCGCGACATTCTTGTTCCGCAGGGCCACGCGGCCGACAGCGTCTCCGCGTTTTTTCTGACATTGGTTGGTGTCTCGGGTGCCGAGAGTGTGCAGATGTTGACGACGTTTCTGGGCGATCCGGCCAAGGCCGCAGCGTTCAACGCAGATTGGCATGCCGGGGTGGCGCAGCGCTTGCAGCAGGATGTCCCGCTGCGTCCCACGGTACGCGACGCCCTAGCAACGTTAGGCGGGCAGGGCGCGCGAATGGCCGTCGTGACGTCCACAAATGGCGACAGTGCCCGCAGGTACCTTGAACAGGTCGGCCTGTTGCCGCTGTTCGAGGTTGTGCTGGGTGGCGATGAGGTCAGCGCGCGCAAGCCGGATCCCGCGCCATATATCGAAGCGGCGGCGGCCCTTGGCCTTGATCCCGGCCTGTGCGCCGCTTTTGAAGACAGCGATCACGGAATTACGGCAGCTGCGCGCGCCGGATGCCGCGCGGTGCAGGTGCCCGACATGCGCCCCCCTGGCGTGCCACTGCCGGACCTGGGTCAGGGCGTTGCTGGTGATCTGTCGACCGCCATCAAGATGGTCGGAGGGTTCGCCGCAGAGATCCGCGCGGAGTGA
- a CDS encoding endonuclease/exonuclease/phosphatase family protein yields MKIVSLNAWGGQVWDTLAPWIGAVQADVLCLQEVTRAPVPSPDWLRCVDPYRDLSQRADLFGDVSRLLPDHQSFFAPATRGTLTDAKDRAVASEHGLGLWVRRGLAVTHMAQGFIHGAFRADGWGAEPVPRTMQVAGIVNPDRGTRICVGHFHGLRDPDGKGDTPARARQTDRAMDLFQRVWSGDGPAILAGDFNLLPDSAAFPRFRESGLHDLITRHGISDTRTALYTKSQRFADYMLVSDDLLTARFDVPAAPVVSDHRALILDI; encoded by the coding sequence GTGAAAATCGTCAGTCTGAATGCCTGGGGTGGGCAGGTCTGGGACACCTTGGCCCCCTGGATCGGCGCGGTCCAGGCGGACGTCCTGTGCTTGCAGGAAGTCACCCGCGCGCCGGTACCAAGCCCGGACTGGTTGCGCTGTGTCGACCCTTATCGCGATCTATCCCAGCGGGCCGACCTGTTTGGTGATGTGTCCCGTCTCCTGCCAGACCATCAGTCGTTTTTTGCGCCTGCGACCCGCGGGACGCTGACGGACGCGAAGGACCGGGCGGTTGCGTCAGAACATGGTTTGGGTCTTTGGGTGCGCCGTGGTCTTGCCGTGACACACATGGCGCAAGGCTTCATTCACGGGGCTTTTCGTGCAGACGGGTGGGGCGCTGAACCGGTGCCGCGTACCATGCAGGTGGCAGGAATTGTGAACCCGGACAGGGGCACCAGGATATGCGTTGGGCACTTCCACGGGCTCCGGGACCCCGATGGCAAAGGCGACACGCCGGCAAGGGCCCGGCAAACCGACCGTGCCATGGATCTGTTTCAACGGGTCTGGTCGGGCGATGGCCCCGCGATCCTGGCCGGTGACTTCAACCTGTTGCCAGACAGCGCCGCCTTTCCCCGGTTTCGTGAGAGCGGGTTACACGATTTGATCACCCGTCATGGTATCAGTGATACGCGCACCGCATTGTACACCAAGAGCCAACGGTTCGCGGATTACATGCTGGTGTCGGATGACCTGCTGACCGCCCGATTTGATGTTCCGGCCGCGCCTGTGGTGTCCGATCACCGGGCCCTGATTCTGGACATTTGA